CATTGAATTATAATGTTATTTTATGAATAGTGCCTTATTAATTAATGGGAAAAAACAAACCAAGCTCAATGTGCTTAATCGCCTTGTTCAATTTGGCGATGGTTTGTTTGAAACTTGTTTAATTGAAGATACTAGATTGTTATTTTGGTCCAAGCATTTTTCAAGGCTACAAAAAGGCTGTGATAAGTTAAAAATTCATCAAGTGAGTGAAGCTATTTGGCTTAAAGAAATTGCTAAAGCGCTTGGCATTTCCAAATTAGATCAGGCGGTGGTTAAAATCATACTTTCTCGTGGTGAGAGTACAAGAGGCTATGGCTATGAGAAAAACATTAAGCCAACTCGTATTGTGATTGTTTCTCCTATGCCTGATTTGCCTTGGCAATATGAGTTGGGTGTGTGTTCTAGTGGCTACGTAAGTAATCAATTATTGTCTGAGATTAAGCATTGTAACCGCTTGGAGCAAATCCTTGCAAGGTCAGAATTGCAAGTGCAAGAGTGCATTATGTTGGATGAAAATTCTCAGGTCATTTCAGTGACTCAGGGTAATATTTTTGCCATTCGCAATCAGGTGATTTTTACACCCAGTTTGACTGATTGTGGTATTGAAGGCACTCGAAGATCCGTGGTTTTTGATTTGGCACAAGCATTAGGTCTGCAACTTGAAACTTGTTCTTTGTCATTGACTGAACTACTTGAAGCGGATGAAGTATTTATTACTAATAGTGTGATGGGTATCAAGCCCGTGGCTAAAATTAATCAGCAACTATTTAGCCATCATCAAGTCACAAATCAATTAATCAGTGCTTTTGCTCGCTCTAAAAATAACCACTCATCATCAGTTTTGCTTAAATCAAAACGATCTTATTTGAAGCTTATTGTTGTATTTGTAGCAATTTTTTTGCTATTTTGGATGTATTGGGCAAATAATTTAGGTGTGTACTAAATACCTTAAGGGACCAGCCTTTATTCAACTGCAAATAATCTAGAGCATCTGGGTTATATCAACTCTAGTATTTTTATGCGGCTACTTGCCAAATCGTTCAATCTTGAGTTAAAAATTAAATCGGGTTATTATGATATTAATGCGGATATGAGCGTGATTAATTTGTTGAATCATTTTATATCTGCAAAAGTGGCGACCAGAAGTACCAGCTTAATTGAGGGCAATACTATTGATGACTATTATCAAAAGCTGGTTAATATGAGAGCGCTAAGATCTAGTTAAACTTTAACAGAAATCATGATTGAAATTAAGCATAGCCATCCGCATGATGGCTATTTTTGGCCAGATACTTATCAAATTAATTATGGTGATAGTATGCTTAGTGTGTTTAAAAGAGCCCATCAGATAATGCGTCAAAAACTTGAACTTGCTTGGCGTAATAGGGCTGACGCTCTTCCCTTGGAAAATTCTAAACAAGCGTTAGTACTTGCTTTTTTAATTGAAAAAGAAACGGCTAATGCACAAGAAAAACTCAAAATTGCAGGTGTATTCATTCGTCGCTTACAAAAAATCATGCGCCTACAAACCGATCCAAGTGCGGTTTATGCACTGGGTGAACATTACCAAGAACCACTCAAAAAACGAGATTTAAAACTTAAAAGCCCTTACAATACCTATAGAAATAAAGGCTTGCTACCAGGGCCAATCTCCTCAGTAGGTGCGGATTCGTTATATGTAGCCAGGTACCCATACATGAGTGATGCGCTTTATTTTGTTGCTAAAAAGGACGGCACTCACGCTTTTGCAAATACCTATCAACAGCATAAAGACAATATCAACAAGTACCTAAAAAACCAATAAATATCTATATAAAATATCTGACATGCAAAGAGGAAAATTTATCACTATTGATGGCGTTGATGGTGCTGGGAAAAGTACACAAATTGATTTTATTTGTGACTATTTAGCCAAAAAAAATATCAATGTTATTTTAACGCGTGAACCGGGTGGCACAGAGTTAGGTGAAAAAATCAGGACATTATTAATAAGCACTGACACCCAATCAATGCATGCTGATACTGAATTATTATTAATGTTTGCTGCTAGAAATGAGCATATTAAGACTAAAATTACGCCAGCGCTTGAAAAAGGTGATTGGGTGTTGAGCGATCGTTTTACGGACGCTTCGTATGCTTATCAAGGCGGCGGTAGAGGTTTGAGTGTTGAGCTCATTACACTTTTGGAAAAATGGGTGTTGCAAGATTTTACCCCTGATGTGACTTTACTATTAGATGTACCAGTTGCACTAGGCATGTCACGGGTTGAATCTAGAAGCCGCAAGGATAGAATTGAACTTGAAACACATGACTTTTTTAATCGTGTGAGAAATGGCTATATTGAGAGGTCTAAGCAATTTCCCAAGCGGATTAAGCTCATTGACGCTTCAAAAACACTTGAACAGACCACTCAACAAATCAAAACCATTTTACAAACATTATGAATCTTCCTTGGCACGCAAATGCATGGTCTAAACTACAAAAGATGATTGATCAAGATCATCTGCCTCATGCATTATTGATTACGGGTGCTGAAAAAATTGGCAAATTTGAACTCATGCAACAATTAGTGGGCGTGTTGTTAAAAGATAACGTTATTATTAGAAAAGACAATATTAGAGAGGATTTGGATTATCCTGTATTAATCAGGCGTTCAAATTATCCTAATATGGTTTATTGTCGCGCAGGAGAGATGGTTGAAAAAAGCAAAAACAGGTCTAAGGATATTCGTATTGACCAAGTGCGTGTTTTTTGTGATGCTTTGAACAAAACTGCTGATCAATTACAAATTGGGGTTGTTTTTTATGGCGATCAAATGAATATGAATGCCGCCAATGGTTTGTTAAAAACCCTTGAAGAGCCTAGAGAAAATACGCTCATTATTATTTTGGCGCACCATGTTGAAAATTTGCCAGCCACGATTGTATCAAGGTGTCAAAATATACATATTGCACCGGCGTATGGTCAGCAAACTTGCCAGTGGTTAATTGAACATATTGGTAAAACTCAAAATGCAGATTTTGATATTCCGCAGTTATTAGAAAATACACATGGCGTTCCATTTAAGGTGTTGTCTGAGTTGTCTGATGGCAGTTTTATCCATTATCAAAATTATCAAAACCAGTTACTTAATATTGCCATTAATCCATTAATGGTGACACAGATTAAAGATTTTGAAGGTGATGAGTTGGTGGTTTTAAATTGTTTGCAAAATATTATTATTGAAGGAATCAGGTTAAAAACCATCCATCAAGAAGGCGGACTGATTGAGCTTAATCAAGTCATCAAGGCAGTAAAATTTGAGTTTTTATTTAAACTACTTGATGATATTTATCATGCCATTAAACTGTCAAAAACCACCGTTAATATTAAGTTATTATTGGATAGTATTTTAATTGTATGGTCGCATATTGTTCATTTAAAACAATATCCACAAATTACCCAAAATGCATAAGGCTCGTTTATTAACAAAACAGGAGAAGACATGAATCAATCAGAAACTTTATTTGCACAAGCAAAAAATGTCATTCCTGGTGGGGTGAACTCACCAGTTAGGGCGTTTAATGGTGTAGGTGGTAGCCCTATTTTTTTTACCCGTGGCGAGGGTGCTTATCTTTTTGATGCGGATGGTAAAAGGTATATTGACTATGTTGCCTCTTGGGGTCCAATGATTTTAGGTCATGCCAATCAAGCGGTTATTGGCGCTGTTAAAGCCACCTTGGAAAATGGCCTTGGTTTTGGTGCGCCTACTCAGATTGAAACAATATTGGCAGAAAAAGTATGCGAGTTAATGCCTTCAATTGAACTGGTTCGTATGGTCAGTTCAGGCACAGAAGCAACCATGAGTGCCATTCGTTTAGCGCGTGGTCATACGGGCAGAGACAAAATTATCAAATTTGAAGGTTGTTATCATGGCCATTCTGACTCATTACTGGTTAAAGCAGGTTCTGGTGCTTTGACATTGGGTGTACCAACCTCACCTGGCGTGCCTGAAGATTTTGCAAAGTACACACTAACTTTAGAATACAACAATATTGACCAAGTACGCGAAGTGCTAAGTGAAGTGGGCGCTGAAGCGGCTTGTATTATCGTTGAACCTGTGGCAGGCAATATGAACTGCATTCCACCCACTGACGGTTTTTTGCAAGGATTACGTGAATTATGTGATGAGCATGGGGTTATTTTAATTTTTGATGAAGTAATGACAGGTTTTCGTGTCGCGCTTGGTGGTGCACAAGCATTTTATAACGTAAAACCTGATTTAACAACATTGGGCAAGGTGATTGGCGGTGGCTTGC
This Abyssogena phaseoliformis symbiont OG214 DNA region includes the following protein-coding sequences:
- the tmk gene encoding dTMP kinase gives rise to the protein MQRGKFITIDGVDGAGKSTQIDFICDYLAKKNINVILTREPGGTELGEKIRTLLISTDTQSMHADTELLLMFAARNEHIKTKITPALEKGDWVLSDRFTDASYAYQGGGRGLSVELITLLEKWVLQDFTPDVTLLLDVPVALGMSRVESRSRKDRIELETHDFFNRVRNGYIERSKQFPKRIKLIDASKTLEQTTQQIKTILQTL
- the hemL gene encoding glutamate-1-semialdehyde 2,1-aminomutase, with protein sequence MNQSETLFAQAKNVIPGGVNSPVRAFNGVGGSPIFFTRGEGAYLFDADGKRYIDYVASWGPMILGHANQAVIGAVKATLENGLGFGAPTQIETILAEKVCELMPSIELVRMVSSGTEATMSAIRLARGHTGRDKIIKFEGCYHGHSDSLLVKAGSGALTLGVPTSPGVPEDFAKYTLTLEYNNIDQVREVLSEVGAEAACIIVEPVAGNMNCIPPTDGFLQGLRELCDEHGVILIFDEVMTGFRVALGGAQAFYNVKPDLTTLGKVIGGGLPVGAFGGKRDIMQSIAPLGPVYQAGTLSGNPISMSAGLAMLNALSKDEDFYTTLNAKVQKLTKGILAKAKESNIGMTANVVGGMFGLFFTDSQSVTNFKETSQCNVELFKKFYHLMLAESVYMAPSVYEAGFVSSAHSDTDIQNTIDAAGRAFAKLE
- a CDS encoding DNA polymerase III subunit delta', encoding MNLPWHANAWSKLQKMIDQDHLPHALLITGAEKIGKFELMQQLVGVLLKDNVIIRKDNIREDLDYPVLIRRSNYPNMVYCRAGEMVEKSKNRSKDIRIDQVRVFCDALNKTADQLQIGVVFYGDQMNMNAANGLLKTLEEPRENTLIIILAHHVENLPATIVSRCQNIHIAPAYGQQTCQWLIEHIGKTQNADFDIPQLLENTHGVPFKVLSELSDGSFIHYQNYQNQLLNIAINPLMVTQIKDFEGDELVVLNCLQNIIIEGIRLKTIHQEGGLIELNQVIKAVKFEFLFKLLDDIYHAIKLSKTTVNIKLLLDSILIVWSHIVHLKQYPQITQNA
- the pabC gene encoding aminodeoxychorismate lyase codes for the protein MNSALLINGKKQTKLNVLNRLVQFGDGLFETCLIEDTRLLFWSKHFSRLQKGCDKLKIHQVSEAIWLKEIAKALGISKLDQAVVKIILSRGESTRGYGYEKNIKPTRIVIVSPMPDLPWQYELGVCSSGYVSNQLLSEIKHCNRLEQILARSELQVQECIMLDENSQVISVTQGNIFAIRNQVIFTPSLTDCGIEGTRRSVVFDLAQALGLQLETCSLSLTELLEADEVFITNSVMGIKPVAKINQQLFSHHQVTNQLISAFARSKNNHSSSVLLKSKRSYLKLIVVFVAIFLLFWMYWANNLGVY